The Periplaneta americana isolate PAMFEO1 chromosome 9, P.americana_PAMFEO1_priV1, whole genome shotgun sequence genome contains a region encoding:
- the LOC138706439 gene encoding protein escargot-like, which yields MPRSFLIKKNNYSNCPLKKRPVTLYKEPQEEEGKDVADDNSEPENLSTKPEDLSLTASQHHYPHKAITPPPGVTLVSAKRTPLSERPDAVTSQPTTGVTSLHHMSHHGTVTSPHHPHYLGKTSGGPLEPLNLNTPAESHHHYATSPSSWHRGVTPHYPTPYLTFNYPYPPPAEMYHQYAPSIYPVSPARSSPLVEQQLSPYAPRDSSGSPPHHMFSSATLRASVSVVASLPHRQHQTAELPKLYMPYQSADHCGLSPTSSVGSSTSNTVFQSLSPLPATPEDLSSPGSVSSGSSSAGSTGGGKKRKEGSGAPRYQCPDCSKSYSTYSGLSKHQQFHCAATAGAQAKKSFTCKYCEKVYVSLGALKMHIRTHTLPCKCKLCGKAFSRPWLLQGHIRTHTGEKPFTCPHCNRAFADRSNLRAHLQTHSDVKKYSCSTCSKTFSRMSLLTKHMDGGCPGTTPAGPQFGLQRDSSSGDEAKIYQ from the coding sequence ATGTAGCAGACGACAACTCTGAGCCTGAGAACCTGAGCACCAAGCCAGAAGACCTGAGCCTAACAGCCAGCCAACACCACTACCCTCACAAAGCCATCACGCCACCTCCAGGCGTGACGCTGGTCTCGGCAAAGAGAACACCCCTGTCAGAGCGCCCGGATGCTGTCACCTCTCAACCAACAACAGGAGTGACGTCATTACATCACATGAGCCACCATGGAACAGTGACCTCGCCCCATCATCCTCACTACCTTGGCAAGACGTCGGGAGGACCCTTGGAGCCCTTAAATCTTAACACCCCTGCCGAATCGCACCACCACTATGCCACGTCTCCGTCATCGTGGCACAGAGGGGTGACTCCGCACTATCCCACCCCCTACCTGACGTTCAATTATCCTTACCCGCCCCCAGCCGAGATGTATCACCAATACGCCCCTTCCATCTACCCCGTATCGCCGGCGCGTTCCAGTCCCTTGGTTGAGCAGCAGTTGTCGCCCTACGCCCCCAGAGATTCTTCAGGGTCTCCGCCCCACCACATGTTCAGCAGCGCGACGCTACGGGCTTCAGTCAGCGTGGTGGCATCGCTACCCCATCGCCAGCACCAGACCGCGGAGTTGCCTAAGCTGTACATGCCGTATCAGTCGGCGGACCATTGCGGCCTCTCCCCGACCTCTTCCGTCGGCTCCTCCACCTCCAACACGGTCTTCCAGTCGCTGTCGCCGCTGCCAGCCACTCCCGAAGACCTCTCCTCGCCTGGAAGCGTCAGTAGCGGCAGCAGCAGCGCCGGGAGTACGGGAGGTGGAAAGAAGCGCAAAGAGGGGTCCGGTGCCCCCCGGTACCAGTGCCCCGACTGCTCAAAATCGTACTCGACGTACTCGGGGCTGTCCAAACACCAGCAGTTCCACTGCGCCGCCACGGCAGGCGCGCAGGCCAAGAAGTCCTTCACTTGCAAGTATTGCGAGAAGGTTTACGTATCGTTGGGGGCCCTCAAGATGCACATCCGCACCCACACGCTGCCCTGCAAGTGCAAGCTGTGCGGTAAGGCCTTCTCGCGGCCGTGGCTGTTGCAGGGACACATCCGCACCCACACGGGCGAGAAGCCCTTCACGTGTCCTCACTGCAACAGGGCGTTCGCGGACCGCTCCAACCTCAGAGCGCATCTGCAGACGCATTCCGACGTCAAGAAATACTCCTGCAGCACCTGTAGCAAGACTTTCTCGAGAATGTCCCTGCTCACCAAGCACATGGACGGCGGCTGCCCTGGTACCACCCCCGCCGGCCCGCAGTTCGGCCTCCAAAGAGACAGCAGTAGCGGTGACGAGGCCAAGATCTACCAGTAA